One genomic window of Struthio camelus isolate bStrCam1 chromosome 1, bStrCam1.hap1, whole genome shotgun sequence includes the following:
- the TMEM213 gene encoding transmembrane protein 213, with protein sequence MKHFTSTSWAVLAMFLVTASLLYSSSAAEEGSNVSTSSKPTTEYEPPCLSMNFCTQAAICCPTGVDDYGWIAAAVGWSLWFLTLILLCVDKLMKLQPDEPKYLVS encoded by the exons ATGAAGCATTTCACCAGCACGTCCTGGGCAGTGCTTGCCATGTTCTTGGTCACCGCCAGTCTCCTGTATTCTTCCTCAGCag CTGAAGAAGGCTCCAATGTTTCAACAAGCTCCAAGCCCACAACCGAGTATGAACCACCATGCCTTA gcatGAACTTCTGCACACAAGCTGCCATATGTTGCCCGACAGGTGTGGACGATTACGGATGGATTGCAGCTGCTGTCGGCTGGAGCCTCTGGTTTCTGACTCTCATCTTGCTCTGTGTGGACAAGCTTATGAAACTGCAGCCTGATGAACCCAAATATTTGGTATCCTGA